The following coding sequences lie in one Spinacia oleracea cultivar Varoflay chromosome 1, BTI_SOV_V1, whole genome shotgun sequence genomic window:
- the LOC110774979 gene encoding transcription factor FAMA isoform X3 codes for MQKEEKYAAATGEFAANVNSCSSVLPNQSGSLPPYHQSQPQPQPQPQPQPQPQPQLQGDNTIIEGSGSVMVDYMLNSPSAEIINNPSRTSYQEQQPLVVDEHNSNSSINCISGGIPINADRTLSFADVMQFADFGPKLGLDHFQQEKSHTTDHNIDPVYFLKFPVLSSNSHSHSHSHSHSHSHSHSHMVADHHGHGNTSSIHDDSNKSITERDEDGGFGDPFRERGYSYDHQQDDNNLSNPVQLDFLSNDENLAGTGTGTGTGTGRVVGHNNNNNNKSSSSSSKRKRPRSIKTNEEVESQRMTHIAVERNRRKQMNEHLRVLRSLMPSSYVHRGDQASIIGGAIEFVRELEQLLQCLESQKRRRLYGDSASSTVLGVVQQTPQLVQPQPQPQPQPQPPPPPPPPPSQPPPMSMSMSAIGNHELDPMGFAGGLLQEETAESKSCFADVEVKVLGFDALIKILSRRRHGQLIKAIAALEDLHFNILHTNITTIEQTVLYSFNVKVASEARFTAEDIATSVQQIFTFIHANTNII; via the exons ATGCAGAAAGAAGAGAAGTACGCG GCGGCCACAGGGGAATTTGCTGCCAATGTAAATAGTTGTTCTTCCGTTCTTCCTAATCAAAGTGGGTCATTGCCGCCTTATCATCAATCTCAACCTCAACCTCAACCTCAACCTCAACCTCAACCTCAACCTCAACCTCAACTTCAAGGTGATAATACCATAATTGAGGGGAGCGGATCAGTTATGGTGGATTACATGTTAAACAGCCCTTCTGCTGAGATTATTAACAATCCATCAAGAACATCTTATCAGGAACAACAGCCCCTTGTGGTGGATGAGCacaacagcaacagcagcatCAACTGTATAAGTGGAGGTATTCCCATTAATGCGGATAGGACACTCAGCTTTGCAGATGTTATGCAGTTTGCAGATTTTGGGCCAAAGTTGGGACTTGACCATTTCCAGCAGGAGAAGAGCCATACAACAGATCACAATATAGACCCTGTTTATTTCCTCAAATTCCCTGTGCTTAGTAGTAATTCACATTCACATTCACATTCACATTCACATTCACATTCACATTCACATTCACATATGGTGGCAGATCATCATGGTCATGGTAATACTAGTAGTATTCATGATGATAGCAACAAAAGTATTACCGAAAGAGATGAAGATGGAGGTTTTGGTGATCCTTTCCGAGAGAGAGGATATAGCTACGACCACCAACAAGATGACAACAATCTTAGTAATCCGGTGCAGCTTGACTTTCTCAGTAATGATGAAAATCTTGCAGGAACAGGAACAGGAACAGGAACAGGAACAGGAAGAGTAGTAgggcataataataataacaataataagagcagcagcagcagcagcaagagGAAAAGGCCTCGAAGTATAAAGACAAATGAGGAAGTGGAAAGTCAAAGGATGACTCATATTGCTGTTGAAAGAAACCGCAGAAAGCAAATGAATGAACACCTTCGTGTTTTAAGGTCTCTCATGCCTAGCTCCTATGTCCACAGG GGAGATCAAGCATCAATTATAGGAGGAGCAATAGAGTTTGTCAGAGAACTGGAGCAACTCCTACAGTGTCTTGAGTCCCAGAAGAGGAGGAGACTCTATGGAGATTCAGCATCATCAACAGTACTCGGAGTAGTTCAGCAAACGCCACAATTAGTACAACCGcaaccacaaccacaaccacaaccacaaccaccaccaccaccaccaccaccaccatcacaaCCACCACCAATGAGTATGAGTATGAGTGCAATTGGAAACCATGAGTTGGACCCTATGGGTTTTGCAGGAGGATTGCTCCAGGAAGAAACAGCCGAAAGCAAGTCTTGCTTTGCAGACGTGGAAGTCAAAGTGTTAGGTTTCGATGCTTTAATTAAGATCCTTTCTCGCAGAAGGCATGGCCAACTCATTAAGGCCATTGCTGCCCTTGAGGATCTGCATTTCAATATTCTCCACACCAACATCACTACCATTGAGCAGACTGTTCTTTATTCTTTCAATGTCAAG GTTGCTAGTGAAGCGCGGTTTACTGCTGAGGATATTGCTACTTCTGTTCAGCAGATTTTCACTTTCATTCATGCTAATACCAATATTATTTAA
- the LOC110774979 gene encoding transcription factor FAMA isoform X2, with translation MLFIGCPLLVQAATGEFAANVNSCSSVLPNQSGSLPPYHQSQPQPQPQPQPQPQPQPQLQGDNTIIEGSGSVMVDYMLNSPSAEIINNPSRTSYQEQQPLVVDEHNSNSSINCISGGIPINADRTLSFADVMQFADFGPKLGLDHFQQEKSHTTDHNIDPVYFLKFPVLSSNSHSHSHSHSHSHSHSHSHMVADHHGHGNTSSIHDDSNKSITERDEDGGFGDPFRERGYSYDHQQDDNNLSNPVQLDFLSNDENLAGTGTGTGTGTGRVVGHNNNNNNKSSSSSSKRKRPRSIKTNEEVESQRMTHIAVERNRRKQMNEHLRVLRSLMPSSYVHRGDQASIIGGAIEFVRELEQLLQCLESQKRRRLYGDSASSTVLGVVQQTPQLVQPQPQPQPQPQPPPPPPPPPSQPPPMSMSMSAIGNHELDPMGFAGGLLQEETAESKSCFADVEVKVLGFDALIKILSRRRHGQLIKAIAALEDLHFNILHTNITTIEQTVLYSFNVKVASEARFTAEDIATSVQQIFTFIHANTNII, from the exons ATGTTATTTATTGGGTGTCCACTACTTGTGCAGGCGGCCACAGGGGAATTTGCTGCCAATGTAAATAGTTGTTCTTCCGTTCTTCCTAATCAAAGTGGGTCATTGCCGCCTTATCATCAATCTCAACCTCAACCTCAACCTCAACCTCAACCTCAACCTCAACCTCAACCTCAACTTCAAGGTGATAATACCATAATTGAGGGGAGCGGATCAGTTATGGTGGATTACATGTTAAACAGCCCTTCTGCTGAGATTATTAACAATCCATCAAGAACATCTTATCAGGAACAACAGCCCCTTGTGGTGGATGAGCacaacagcaacagcagcatCAACTGTATAAGTGGAGGTATTCCCATTAATGCGGATAGGACACTCAGCTTTGCAGATGTTATGCAGTTTGCAGATTTTGGGCCAAAGTTGGGACTTGACCATTTCCAGCAGGAGAAGAGCCATACAACAGATCACAATATAGACCCTGTTTATTTCCTCAAATTCCCTGTGCTTAGTAGTAATTCACATTCACATTCACATTCACATTCACATTCACATTCACATTCACATTCACATATGGTGGCAGATCATCATGGTCATGGTAATACTAGTAGTATTCATGATGATAGCAACAAAAGTATTACCGAAAGAGATGAAGATGGAGGTTTTGGTGATCCTTTCCGAGAGAGAGGATATAGCTACGACCACCAACAAGATGACAACAATCTTAGTAATCCGGTGCAGCTTGACTTTCTCAGTAATGATGAAAATCTTGCAGGAACAGGAACAGGAACAGGAACAGGAACAGGAAGAGTAGTAgggcataataataataacaataataagagcagcagcagcagcagcaagagGAAAAGGCCTCGAAGTATAAAGACAAATGAGGAAGTGGAAAGTCAAAGGATGACTCATATTGCTGTTGAAAGAAACCGCAGAAAGCAAATGAATGAACACCTTCGTGTTTTAAGGTCTCTCATGCCTAGCTCCTATGTCCACAGG GGAGATCAAGCATCAATTATAGGAGGAGCAATAGAGTTTGTCAGAGAACTGGAGCAACTCCTACAGTGTCTTGAGTCCCAGAAGAGGAGGAGACTCTATGGAGATTCAGCATCATCAACAGTACTCGGAGTAGTTCAGCAAACGCCACAATTAGTACAACCGcaaccacaaccacaaccacaaccacaaccaccaccaccaccaccaccaccaccatcacaaCCACCACCAATGAGTATGAGTATGAGTGCAATTGGAAACCATGAGTTGGACCCTATGGGTTTTGCAGGAGGATTGCTCCAGGAAGAAACAGCCGAAAGCAAGTCTTGCTTTGCAGACGTGGAAGTCAAAGTGTTAGGTTTCGATGCTTTAATTAAGATCCTTTCTCGCAGAAGGCATGGCCAACTCATTAAGGCCATTGCTGCCCTTGAGGATCTGCATTTCAATATTCTCCACACCAACATCACTACCATTGAGCAGACTGTTCTTTATTCTTTCAATGTCAAG GTTGCTAGTGAAGCGCGGTTTACTGCTGAGGATATTGCTACTTCTGTTCAGCAGATTTTCACTTTCATTCATGCTAATACCAATATTATTTAA
- the LOC110774979 gene encoding transcription factor FAMA isoform X1: protein MRMRKLARSGPSCCDVYIKCDAERREAATGEFAANVNSCSSVLPNQSGSLPPYHQSQPQPQPQPQPQPQPQPQLQGDNTIIEGSGSVMVDYMLNSPSAEIINNPSRTSYQEQQPLVVDEHNSNSSINCISGGIPINADRTLSFADVMQFADFGPKLGLDHFQQEKSHTTDHNIDPVYFLKFPVLSSNSHSHSHSHSHSHSHSHSHMVADHHGHGNTSSIHDDSNKSITERDEDGGFGDPFRERGYSYDHQQDDNNLSNPVQLDFLSNDENLAGTGTGTGTGTGRVVGHNNNNNNKSSSSSSKRKRPRSIKTNEEVESQRMTHIAVERNRRKQMNEHLRVLRSLMPSSYVHRGDQASIIGGAIEFVRELEQLLQCLESQKRRRLYGDSASSTVLGVVQQTPQLVQPQPQPQPQPQPPPPPPPPPSQPPPMSMSMSAIGNHELDPMGFAGGLLQEETAESKSCFADVEVKVLGFDALIKILSRRRHGQLIKAIAALEDLHFNILHTNITTIEQTVLYSFNVKVASEARFTAEDIATSVQQIFTFIHANTNII, encoded by the exons ATGCGCATGAGAAAACTAGCTAGGTCCGGTCCTAGTTGTTGTGACGTATATATAAAGTGTGATGCAGAAAGAAGAGAA GCGGCCACAGGGGAATTTGCTGCCAATGTAAATAGTTGTTCTTCCGTTCTTCCTAATCAAAGTGGGTCATTGCCGCCTTATCATCAATCTCAACCTCAACCTCAACCTCAACCTCAACCTCAACCTCAACCTCAACCTCAACTTCAAGGTGATAATACCATAATTGAGGGGAGCGGATCAGTTATGGTGGATTACATGTTAAACAGCCCTTCTGCTGAGATTATTAACAATCCATCAAGAACATCTTATCAGGAACAACAGCCCCTTGTGGTGGATGAGCacaacagcaacagcagcatCAACTGTATAAGTGGAGGTATTCCCATTAATGCGGATAGGACACTCAGCTTTGCAGATGTTATGCAGTTTGCAGATTTTGGGCCAAAGTTGGGACTTGACCATTTCCAGCAGGAGAAGAGCCATACAACAGATCACAATATAGACCCTGTTTATTTCCTCAAATTCCCTGTGCTTAGTAGTAATTCACATTCACATTCACATTCACATTCACATTCACATTCACATTCACATTCACATATGGTGGCAGATCATCATGGTCATGGTAATACTAGTAGTATTCATGATGATAGCAACAAAAGTATTACCGAAAGAGATGAAGATGGAGGTTTTGGTGATCCTTTCCGAGAGAGAGGATATAGCTACGACCACCAACAAGATGACAACAATCTTAGTAATCCGGTGCAGCTTGACTTTCTCAGTAATGATGAAAATCTTGCAGGAACAGGAACAGGAACAGGAACAGGAACAGGAAGAGTAGTAgggcataataataataacaataataagagcagcagcagcagcagcaagagGAAAAGGCCTCGAAGTATAAAGACAAATGAGGAAGTGGAAAGTCAAAGGATGACTCATATTGCTGTTGAAAGAAACCGCAGAAAGCAAATGAATGAACACCTTCGTGTTTTAAGGTCTCTCATGCCTAGCTCCTATGTCCACAGG GGAGATCAAGCATCAATTATAGGAGGAGCAATAGAGTTTGTCAGAGAACTGGAGCAACTCCTACAGTGTCTTGAGTCCCAGAAGAGGAGGAGACTCTATGGAGATTCAGCATCATCAACAGTACTCGGAGTAGTTCAGCAAACGCCACAATTAGTACAACCGcaaccacaaccacaaccacaaccacaaccaccaccaccaccaccaccaccaccatcacaaCCACCACCAATGAGTATGAGTATGAGTGCAATTGGAAACCATGAGTTGGACCCTATGGGTTTTGCAGGAGGATTGCTCCAGGAAGAAACAGCCGAAAGCAAGTCTTGCTTTGCAGACGTGGAAGTCAAAGTGTTAGGTTTCGATGCTTTAATTAAGATCCTTTCTCGCAGAAGGCATGGCCAACTCATTAAGGCCATTGCTGCCCTTGAGGATCTGCATTTCAATATTCTCCACACCAACATCACTACCATTGAGCAGACTGTTCTTTATTCTTTCAATGTCAAG GTTGCTAGTGAAGCGCGGTTTACTGCTGAGGATATTGCTACTTCTGTTCAGCAGATTTTCACTTTCATTCATGCTAATACCAATATTATTTAA